In a single window of the Natronogracilivirga saccharolytica genome:
- a CDS encoding sigma 54-interacting transcriptional regulator yields the protein MTNAFWREVLDHLPGFFMIFRVDDKEDAHLIFVNSRVQQILGYKPEEFVLASESSSSPVSSEIGDLVEKIAELSRNDGGQGEPICRFHSKRAAEYSFYFDFRIFSVKSGPLPFIAVSLTPESEHREGSGERAAAGPPAQAEPLFAAESPLMKALMQKVDMLADQYVHILFRGDAGTGKRTLARQVQQTAQLAGAYCEEWDLTAMPVKEQGRCVAEFAAGQESGAATDAGQPVSLLIVGMDKLTTDAQKVLLEWLKGCLGAGRKVRVLATSRVSLEERMTSGKLLPELYYLLGFDTVLLPPLSQRPEDVRYMVTNWIPSAARALGMEPPAVTDEVMEQMLNHHWPENFHELYRVMRRSLPASEKGILRLSMETPKPAGRDMPTGRLPDELQQIVSFDEMNRRYLEMVLEKTEGKIYGKDGAARLLGMKPTTLQSKLKKLGVR from the coding sequence ATGACCAACGCATTCTGGAGGGAAGTGCTCGATCATCTTCCCGGTTTTTTCATGATTTTCAGGGTGGATGATAAAGAAGATGCCCATCTCATTTTTGTCAATTCCCGCGTGCAGCAAATTCTCGGGTACAAGCCTGAGGAGTTTGTTCTGGCATCTGAGTCCAGTAGTTCCCCCGTGTCGTCGGAAATTGGTGATCTGGTCGAGAAAATTGCCGAACTGAGCCGTAACGACGGCGGACAGGGCGAACCGATATGTCGCTTTCATTCAAAGCGTGCCGCCGAATATTCGTTCTATTTTGATTTCAGGATATTCAGTGTCAAGTCCGGTCCGCTTCCTTTCATCGCGGTGTCACTGACTCCGGAGAGCGAGCATCGCGAAGGATCCGGCGAACGTGCGGCAGCCGGACCGCCGGCGCAGGCAGAGCCGCTCTTTGCAGCGGAATCGCCTCTGATGAAGGCATTGATGCAGAAAGTGGATATGCTGGCCGATCAATATGTGCACATCCTGTTTCGCGGTGATGCAGGTACGGGCAAGCGGACGCTGGCCCGTCAGGTCCAGCAGACCGCACAGCTGGCAGGAGCGTATTGTGAGGAGTGGGACCTGACGGCGATGCCGGTTAAAGAGCAGGGCCGCTGTGTTGCGGAGTTTGCCGCCGGGCAGGAGAGCGGCGCCGCAACGGATGCCGGCCAGCCGGTCTCCCTGCTGATTGTCGGAATGGACAAGTTGACGACGGATGCGCAGAAAGTGCTGCTGGAGTGGCTTAAGGGGTGTCTCGGAGCGGGCAGGAAGGTACGGGTGCTGGCCACGAGCAGGGTTTCGCTGGAGGAGCGGATGACAAGCGGCAAATTGCTGCCTGAGCTCTATTACCTACTGGGATTTGATACCGTACTGCTTCCGCCCCTGTCCCAGCGTCCGGAGGATGTCCGTTACATGGTCACCAACTGGATTCCGTCTGCAGCCCGTGCCCTGGGAATGGAGCCGCCTGCCGTTACAGATGAGGTCATGGAGCAAATGCTGAATCATCACTGGCCGGAAAACTTCCATGAACTCTACCGGGTGATGCGCCGGTCTTTGCCGGCATCGGAAAAAGGCATCCTCCGCTTGTCCATGGAGACCCCGAAACCAGCGGGCAGAGATATGCCGACAGGCCGGCTGCCTGATGAGCTGCAGCAAATAGTATCGTTCGACGAGATGAACCGCCGTTACCTTGAAATGGTACTC